The Silvibacterium dinghuense DNA window GGAGAAACGGTTCGTCTTCCTCGGCGGCGGCGCGGCCCAGGTTCTCGGCAGCTTTGTCGAGCAGCCGTTCGCGCACGGAGTCGCGGCTTCGCGCGCGATCCGCGTCGCCCTTGGCGGCGCGGGAGCGCGCAGGCGCAGCCGGCTTTGCGGGACGAAGAAACGCTTCGTCCGCATCGTCTTCGACGTATGCCGAGCCCCGAGTTGAATAAGAATCTTTTTTCGCCACGCCCGAGCCAGGTCGTGAGAGTCGCCGCTTCGACTATAACCGGCAGCCCCCTGTGCATGGGCCAGGGGAATCAGGAGAGGCATCAGGCCAACAGCGGCAAAGCCGCGCTCACCTGCTACAGATACGGCGTAGGAATGCGCGAACGCCGCGGCGCGCGCCGGATGGGGACCGAATTTGCCGTATCCCGCAGCCCGCTCCAGCCCTCGGCCACCACGATGCTGTTCACCGGGCGATGAGGATCGTACCGCACCGAACACGGGAAGCTGAGCCGTGCCTCATAGATGTTGATGTAGTCACCGAGCTGGGTCACATCCTGCGAGCACTCGTAAACCACCCCGGCAATCTCATATTTATAGAGAATCAGCTGCAGGCCATCCGGACGGCCGCTCTCTTCCGGGCTCAGATCGGAGATATCGAGGATGGTGCCGTCGATGATCCGTCCCGCCTTCACCAGCAGCTCGCGCCGCAGGCGTTCGAGCTCCTCCTCGGTCGGCTTTTTGCGCATGGCGTAATACGCCGCGATGCCCCCAAGGCACAACCCTGCGGCCGTAAGGACTCCGACAACTTGGGGATCGCGCAGGGAAAGGCCGCTCATCAGACTCACAGGACTTCGATTCGAGAATACCGCAGGTTGGTTGTGGGACAGGCTTTACTTCTGCGGATTGGACGTTACCAGCGTCGTGAATGTTCCATGAAACCGGGTCATCGGGCCATGATATTCACGGCCACCGGAGCCTTGCGCGGCGGGTAGCAGGAGCGGTCATCGCAGGCCTGGTAGCGCAGCGCCGCCTCCAGCATGTGATCGCCTGCATTGGCATGAATATGTGCTCTCAGGACGAATTCCCCGGTATAAACGCTCAATTTCTCGCTGGGCATCGAAGGCAGGGAAAAATCGCCTCCGGAGGGGAAATCGACCGCGCTCACATCCACCGTGCCGCTCCCCGGTCCGCCTTCGGCCACGATCAGCTGCGTCGGGATCAGCCCCTTCTCGCGCGGCTGATGGGAATTAATGTGCATCCCCGGCTTTACCCGGAAGTGCAGCTCGACGACCGCATCCTTGCCTGCGGGCACCGATACCTGCTCGGGAAAGAGATATTCCACCGACTGCGGCTGCGCGCCTTCCTTGCTGGCAGCACTGCTATCGCTCTCCCACGGCATCTTCTGCGCCGAAAGACTCGCACACAGGAGGAAAAACGCAAGAACCGGAAGCGGAGAGCGCATCAGGACTGCCCCGCCGGCGTCGCCAGCGCCTTCTTGATATCGGCTTCGAGCTCGTCGCGATCGGTCAGCCCCACAGCCGAGGCCACCACCTTGCCGTCACGACCGACAAAGAAGGTCGTAGGCAGCGCCTCGATCCCGCCATAGGGCTTGGCCACATTCTTCTCATCGAGCAGCACCGGGTAATTGATCCCCAGCTTGCCCGCGCCGTCCGCTACGTCCTTTTCCTGCTTCTCGAGACCAGCTTTATTCTCCGCGTCGAGATCATCCTCGGAGACGCCAAGAATCTCCAGTCCCTGCGGAGCATACTGGTCGTGGAACTTGGTCAGCCAGGGAATCTCGACCTTGCAGGGCGCGCACCATGTGGCCCAGAAATCGATGACCACGGCCTTGCCTTTGTAGTCGGCCAGCGAAACCTTCTTCCCCGTGATGTCCTTGAGAACAAACGCCGGCGCCACCTGGCCTACCAGGGGATGATTCGCCGGATCGTTCGCCTCGGCCTGGGACGCAGGCGAGGGTGCCGACGGCGGACCCAGCTTCACCAGCATGCCCTGCATCTCCCGGAGCTTGGCCTCTTCCGCCTTGCGATGGCGGTAATTGACGACGCCCGCCCAGACCATCACCACCAGGGCAAGAATGACGACCACAAGAACGATTGCGTTGCGCTTCACCCAGCGAGTCCCTCTGTGCACCATTCTAGTGCCTGCATGCGGACAGAAGAGTTTAGGGAATAAGGGATAAGGTGTAGAAAAACGACCGGGTGGCCCATGCAAGCCCGAAGTTGGCTTGAGTGGGGCCATTCACCACAGAGGACACAGAGAGCACAGAGGATTCCATACCCCTGGCCAGCATCCCTTTTCAGCGCAAAGGCGCAAAGGATCTTCAAAAAAGACAAATCTAAGGGTGCCCCATGTCTCAATTCTGAGACATGGGTGGTTCCCAGAACAAAGGATCGCGACCAAAGGGAGCGGGGGCCGAAGGCGATTCGCCCTGCGCGAAGCAGCTGGTAGCATGAACTGTTTGACGCCGCACAATCCATCCCGCCCGCTCACGCCATCGCGCCTCGTCCGCATCGAGGCCGAAGCCCTGCAGGCTCTCGCCGAACGGCTGGAAGGCTCGATGGCCGCCAGCTTCGAGCGTGCCGTCGAAGCCGTGGTTGCCTGCGGCGAGACCCGCGGCCGCATCGTAGTCACCGGCATGGGCAAGAGCGGCATCATCGCGCAGAAGATTGCTGCGACCCTCAGCTCCACCGGCAGCCCGGCGCTCTTTCTCCATCCGGCCGAAGCCGTACACGGCGATCTGGGCATGGTCGCCCGCGGCGACGTAGTCATTGCGCTCTCGGCCAGCGGCGAAACCGAAGAGATTCTCCGCCTGCTGGCCAAGATCAAGCGCATCGGCGACGCACTCATCAGCTTCTGCTGCAATCTCGACTCGACGCTGGCCCGCGCCAGCGACATCGCGCTCGATTGCAGCGTGCCCGCGGAGGCCTGTGGCATGGGCCTGGCCCCCACCGCTTCGACCACCGCCATGCTGGCCCTTGGCGATGCCCTGGCTATCGCCGTCTCGCTGCGCAAAGGCTTCGAGGCAGAAGATTTCGCCGAGCTGCACCCGGGCGGCAAGCTGGGCAAGCAGCTGGCCCGTGTCCGCCAGCTGATGCACCAGGGCAATGCCGTTCCGAAGGTTTCACCGCAGACGCCGATGACCGAGGTCATCTACGAGATGTCGCGCAAGAAGCTCGGCATGACGACCATCGAGCAGGACGGCAGGCTGGCCGGAGTACTCAGCGACGGCGATCTGCGACGGCTGCTCGAGCGCGACGGCCCGGACGGCCTGCGCAAGACCGCCGGCGAAGCGATGAACCCGCACCCGCAGACCATCTCCGGCGACGAGCTGGCCGTCCGCGCGCTCGATGCCATGGAGGCGCGCAAGATCACCTCCCTGGTAGTGATCGACGGACAGGGAGCCATCGAAGGCGTGGTTCACCTGCACGATCTCTGGGAAACCGAGCTCTTTTAGACCAATTTCTTAGGCTGTTCTCACGCATCTGCCGCCCTCTGCCGATGACCGGCAAGAGAGCCGCCGATGACGCAGAGCCACGCCCCGGAATCCCGTACCGAACTCCCCTCCGAATCCAGCCCCGCATTCTCTGACGAGTCCTCGAAGAAGGCGGCAGAGCTGTTTCCCTCGCATGCCACCCGCTTCCTTGCCCGTCAGCCGATCCTCGACGCCGCCCGCACCGTCATCGGTTACGAGCTCCTCTTTCGCTCCGGCTGGGAAAACTTCTTTCGCGGCGGCGCCGACGATGCCACCCTGCAGATGCTCGACAACTGCGTGCTGATGGGCGTGGACAACCTGACCCAGCGCACGCTCGCCTTCATCAACTGCACCCGGGAGGCGCTGGTGGAACGGATGGTCGCGATCCTGCCGCCGGCCACAACGGTACTCGAGGTGCTGGAGTCCGTAGAGCCGGACCAGGAAGTGCGCGCCGCCTGTGCCGAGCTGCGCGCGCTTGGCTACCGGCTGGCGCTCGATGACTTCCGGGCCGATTCGCCGCACCAGGAGCTGCTCTCCGAAGCCGCCTACCTCAAGGTCGACTTCCGCCTTTCCGACGCCCGGGAACGAAGCCGGATCGTGAAACTGGCCAAAAGCAGCGGGGCCGTCCTCCTGGCAGAGAAGATCGAAAACATGGAAGAGTTCGAGGAGGCCCAGAGGGAAGGCTTCCAGCTCTTCCAGGGATATTTCTTCTGCCGCCCTGCCATCCTGGCGGAGCGGGAGCTTCCCGCCAACTGGGCGAACTACATGCGCCTGGTCGGAGCGCTGGCCCGCGAGCCGCTGAACATGGCCGAGGTCGCGCCGATCGTCGAAGCCGAGGCTTCGCTCTGCTACCGGCTGCTGCGGCTGGCGAATTCGGCGGCTGTCTCCTCGCGCAAAGCCGTCACCAGCGTGCGCTCCGCCATGGTGCTGGTCGGCGATGCGCGCTTCCGCACCCTGGCCGCAATCGCCCTGGCGGCCCACATGGGCCGCGGCCAGCCCGAGGTGCTGCTGCAACTGGCCCTCGAGCGCGCGCGCTTCTGCCGCAACCTGGCCCCGCTGCTCGGCGAAGACCCGAACGAGCAATGCCTGCTGGGATTGCTTTCGCTGCTCAGCGCCATGCTGCGCATCCCCATGGCCAGGCTGGTCAATTCCCTGCCCCTGCGCGAGAAGGCCAAGTGCGTGCTGCTGGGAGCCGAGGGCCGCACCGCGATCCCGCTGCAACTGATCACCGCCCTCGAAGCAGGAGACTGGACTCCCTGCGCCGAGGTGAGCTCTCGCTTCGGCGTCAGCGAATCGCAGATCTCCGCCATCTATCTCGAAGCCCTGCATTGGACAAAGACGCATGTGCAGCAGCTAGGCCTGGAAGGCAGAGAACATTAGGCCGCATCAGCACAAAAGCGCATTGGGAATAAAGGTTTCCCCGCTGGCTTGCCATTCCAACCGCAGCCTCTCCTCCCCGTGTTGTCATCCCGACCGAAGCATTCGTTCTTCACGTTGTCATTCCGACCGGAGCGAACCGGGGTCCCCGGCGCGCCCGATGTTGGCGCGCTGGGGTGGGGAAGCGAAGTGGAGGAACCTGCAGTTCTGCTGCGCGCAGAGCGAATCGGCCTCCGCTTCCGCTGGTCGCGAGCTGGCGCGTTGCGGGGCGAAACAAAACCGCGGGTTTCTGCTTGAGCTATAGGTGGATACCGCCTAGAGGGTGTTATGAACTTTCCGGCGGTCGTCGCTGGGAGCCAATTTTTACGAGGTCGAGGAGCGAGTTGCGACGGATATCGGGTTATCTCCGAGCAGCGAGCGACGAAGAGATCGGGAAAATTGGCCCCAGCCCTAAAGGGTTGCGGGGAAAATCGGCCCATACTTCGTTGTCGGCCTCGCCTTGGAATCGCCAATGTCTTCGTCCTCCGCCTCGTCTGGGCCGATTTTCCCCAGCAACGACGGCCACCTGAAAGTCCATAACACCCTCTAGAGCGCTTCAGCCTGCGCAACCGTCTCGCAGACCGGGATCAGCGTGTCCACGTGCGTCAGCTTGAAGAGTTCGATCACCCGGTAATTCAGCCCCGCCGCAGCCACGCGAAATCCGCGCCGCTGCGCCGAGATATAGGTGTTGATAATCACACCCATGCCGGCTGAATCCATGTAGGGCACGCCGCTGAGGTCGAAGACGGTGAGCGGACGATGCTCCCGCCGCAGCTCTTCCTGCAGAGGAAAAATGGTGTGTAGGGTAAGGGGTCCGGTGAGGCGGAGAATACGGATGCCATCCCGGCTACCGGCGAGCACTTCCAGGTCGAGCGTCTCTTGCTCCATCACTTGCTCCGTGTCTTGCGTAGAGCCTCGCTTCAAGACGCAAGCAGTGTATGCAGAAGCCGGGACGGCCCATGTTACGAAACGATGAATTCCATGGGGTTCTCCGCAGGGATTCCAGCTCGGAATTCAAGCATAGACAGGCTCTCCGGCACGCCTACAGCGTTTCGGCCTGCTCCACCGTGGCGGCGAGCGGAATCAGCGAGTCCACGCGGGTGAGCTTCAAGAGGTCGAGAACGCGGCCCTGCACGCCGGTCAGCACCAGCTTGTGCCCCCGCTTCTGCGCGGCCACGTAGTACTTGAGAATCGCCCCCAGCCCGGCCGAGTCCATCTGCGGAACACCGGAGAGATCGAGAATGGTCAGCGGAATCGCTTCACGGAGAAACTCCGATTGAAGCTGGGTGAAATTCTGGAGAGTAACGGGCCCGGCCACACGCAGAATACGCGTATGTGGAGAACGGCCTGACGACACCTCAATCGACAGCGACACGCGGCAGAGAACCTCAGAAGACGCAATCAAAAGACGACACCCATCATACTAGGGTGCGTCGACAGATTCGGGGAGTCAGCAGTCAGTCATAAAGACGGCCAGCAGAAAAGCGGCCAGTCCTCGCGACGAACGGGAGCGGGGGCCGAAGGCGATCCGCACTGCGCGAAGCAGCCGAAGGCGATCCGCTCTGCGCGCAGCAGCCGAAGGCGGAAGGCCTGGACGGTCAGTCCTCACTGCGCGGCTTCGGAGCCGGGATGGTCGAGCGCCTGCAGCTCCGCCCGGTAGTGGGTAACCAGCGCGGGGTCTGCCTGGTTCGCATAACGGTTCAGAAACTGAACCAGGGCCTGGCGATACTCCTGCTGAAACTCGTGGTTGCCGGGGCTGGCAGCCAGCTGGTTCGCCGCGCCCTCCACATCCTGCGATGCCTTCTCCACAATGAGCCGGATGCCGAATGCCGATTCGTCGCGCATGATCGCCACATTGCGCTCGAATCCGGGAATGTACTTCACCACGAACCGCTCGCCTTCCGGCGGAATATCGATCTCGTTGCGCGGAGGATAAAGACTCGCCGACATGGTATCGAACGAGATCTTCACGTCGCGTCCGTCGGCGGTTCGCAACACCCCGTCATAAGCCCAGATGTACTGGTCATTCAGCGTGGAATTCGTCTGCTCCTCATGCGTGATCACGGCGCTGCCGTAGGTTCCGAATTGATGGAGAAACAGGGCATTGATGCTGGAACCGATAAAGCAGTAAAAGCCTCCGAACATCAGGCCCGCGAAGGCCAGAAGTTGCCACGCCTTGTTCTTGCGCCACTCTGCGATACATGCCCCGACAAAGAGACCCGCCAGAAACAGGATCAGCATCGACAGCATCGTGTGCGTCATGAGGAAGTACAGGATCGCAGAAAGAATGAACATAGGACCGAGAGGGTGGCGAGCACTGAGATGCCCGCCGTAATCGGACCGGTTGCATCGCCGGCCGGCGGGTGCCCCATCCAAGCTCAGCCTGGGTGGGAGGGCATGATCCTTTCTTCCCGCACATCCCCTTGTCACCTCATGTTCCGGCCGCAATCACTCCGGCCTGCCTTGTCCGCCTGGGGATTCGCTCTGGCCGTATGATGGTCGAGGACACCACTCCGGCGGAGGACGTTTGCTTTACTGGCTGCTGTATCAGAAGCTCTACCTGTATTTCCGCCCCTTCCGCATCTTCCGGTACGAGACCTTTCGCACCGCTTTCGCCACGCTGACCGCCCTGCTCATCATGCTGTTCATCGGGCCCTACGTGATCGAAAAGCTGCGCGAGTTCCAGATCGGCCAGTACATCCGCGAAGAGGGGCCGAAAGACCACCAGAAAAAGGCCGGCACGCCGACCATGGGCGGAGTGCTGATCGCCATCGCCATCCTGCTGCCCACGCTGCTGTGGAGCGATCTCTCCGACCCCTTCGTCTGGCTGGTCATGGGCTCGACGCTCGCCTTCGGCGCCATCGGCTTCGCCGATGACTACATCAAGGTCGTGCATCGCCGCAATCTAGGCCTCACCAGCCGCGCCAAGATGGGCCTGCAGTTCCTCGCCGCGCTCGGCGTGGCCATCGCACTCATCGCCATGCAGGAGCAGGGACTCTACTCGGCGCAGATCACCGTGCCGTTCGTGAAGAACTTCCATCCGCATCTTGCGCCCGGCTTTCTCACCCACCTGCCCTACTGGGGACTGGTAGCGTTCATCCCGTTTGTCGTCTTCGTCGCGCTGGTGCTGGTCGGCTCGAGCAACGCGGTCAACCTCACTGACGGACTCGACGGACTCGCCATCGGCTGCACCATCGTCGCCTCGGGCGCACTCACCGTGCTCACCTACGTAAGCGGCCATGCCGTCTTCTCCGACTATCTCGAGCTGCAGCGCATGCCGCTGGTCGGCGAGCTGACCGTCTTCTGCGGATCGATGGTCGGCGCCAGCATCGGCTTCCTCTGGTACAACGCCCACCCGGCAGAAGTTTTCATGGGAGACGTCGGCTCTCTGGCGCTCGGCGGGGCCATCGGCACAGTGGCCGTCGCCATTCGCCAGGAGCTGCTGCTGCCGCTGATCGGCGGCGTCTTCGTGCTTGAAGCGCTCTCCGTCATCCTGCAGGTGGGCAGCTACAAGCTCCGCAAGAAACGTATTTTCAAGATGGCGCCTCTGCATCATCACTTCGAGCTGCTCGGATGGTCGGAATCGAAGGTGATCGTGCGCTTCTGGATCGCCGCGCTGGTGTTTGCCCTGCTGGCACTCACCACGCTGAAGCTGCGCTGAAGGCAGTGGCCAGTTGTGAGTTGTCAGTCTTCAATTGTCAGTCCCCAGTCGCTGACAACCGAAGACTGGAGGCTTACAGCTCTGTGTCAGGGCACGAATTCAGTCGTGCCGATCAAGGCCACAAAATCAACACGGGCTTTGCCGCAGCACAGGAAACAAAATCCCGGCAACTGAGAACTGGCAACTGAGAACTGAGAACATGTGTACCCGCACAGCCATCGCCCTACACCTCTCCAACATGCAACAATGAGGCCTGAATTGACTGCAATGGAACTCAAAGGCAAGAAAGTACTCGTCGTCGGACTGGGCAAATCCGGTCTCGCGGCCGCATTGTTTCTGCGCCGCCGCGGCGCGCAGGTCACGGTATCGGATGTACGCAGCGCAGCCGCTCTCAGCAGGGACATTCCGGCGCTGCTCGAAGAAGGCATCATGGTGGAGGCCGGCGGCCACGGCCTGCTCACCTTCCGCAGGCAGGACCTGATCGTCGTGAGCCCCGGCGTGCCGATGAACACGCCCGAGCTGGTGCAGGTGCGCACCCTCGGCCTGCCCATCATCGGCGAAGTCGAGCTGGCCGCCCGCTACCTCAAGGGCAGGACGCTCGCCATCACCGGCTCGAACGGCAAAACCACCACCACCTCGCTCTGCGGCGAGATTCTCGCTGCTGGAGGCCGCAGGACCGCGGTTGGCGGCAACATCGGCCTGCCGGTCATTGCGCTCGTCGATGACTCCACCGACGAAGGCTGGTCGGTGCTCGAGATTTCGAGCTTCCAGCTCGAAACCACCGAGAACTTCCGCCCCAATATCTCGGTCATCCTCAACATCACGCCCGATCATCTCGACCGCCACGGCAGCTTTGAGAACTACGTCGCCGCCAAGGAACGCATCTTCGCAAAGCAGACACCCGAAGATGCGCTGGTGCTGAATGCCGACGACGAAGCCTCCGCCAAGACGGCTGTCCACGCGGGCGCAGGCGGACATGGCCCGAACATCTATTGGTTCAGCCGCAGGCGCATCGTGCGCCAGGGCGCTTTCGTGCATGACGGCACCATTTTCTTCCGCGCTGCTGAAAATGCCGCGCAGGAGCCGATCCTCCGTGTCGACGAAATCCCGCTCAAGGGCGGCCATAACGTCGAGAACGTCCTCGCTGCCGTCTGTGCCGCGCGCCGCGCCGGGATCGATGCCTCGGCCATTCGCACGGCGGTAGTGAACTTCAAGGCTGTCGCGCACCGGCTCGAGTTTGTCGCGCAGCTCCACGGCGTCAGCTACTACAACGATTCGAAGGCCACCAACGTCGATGCGACCATCAAGGCGCTCGAAGCCTTCCCCGGCGGCATTCACCTGATCCTCGGCGGCAAGGACAAGGGCTCGGACTACCGTGTGCTGCGCCCTCTGCTCACCGAGCGCGTGAAGGCGGTCTACACCATCGGCGCGGCTGCGGAGAAGATTCACACCCACATCGAAGGCGCGACCACGGTGATCGGCGCAGGCACGCTCGATGCCGCAATCGCGAAGGCTGCCGAAGCGGCGAAGCCGGGCGAGATCGTGCTGCTCGCACCCGCCTGCTCCAGCTTCGATCAGTTCGAGAACTACGAGCAACGCGGCCAGGCCTTCAAGGACCTGGTGCTGGAAAAACAGGGTATAGGGTATAGGGGATAGGGGATAGGGTGTAGGGTATAGCGGCCACGACCCACCCGGCGGTGACAAAGCACCGCGGACTTTACTACACCCTATACCCCATACCCTCTCTTACCAACCACAGGAGTCGCGGCATGGCAAAACGCGTCGGCGTAGACAAGTGGCTGTACTGCGCCACCCTGCTGCTGGTCGTCATCGGACTGCTGATGGTCTTCAGCGCCTCGGCGGTGATGGCCAAGGAGCGCACCGGCTCGCCCTACCACTACGTCATGCTGCAGTCGGTCTACGCGGCGCTCGGCCTGGTCGCCATGACGCTGCTCATGAAGATCGACTACCGGCTCTATAACCGGCCGAATGCCGTCTTCCCCGCCATCGGCATTACCGTCCTTCTGCTGCTGGTGGCCTTCGTCATGCACGACTCGCATGGCGCGCACCGCTGGATTCGCCTCGGCCCCGTATCTTTACAGCCGTCGGAGATCGCAAAACCGGTGATGGTGCTCTTCCTCGCCTGGTGGCTGCAGAACCGCATGAGTTCGATTGAGGATCTCCGCGGCACGATCATCCCCGCCGTCGTCCCCAGCCTGCTTTTCATTCTTCTGCTGCTCAAAGAGCCGGATCTCGGCACGGCGATGGTCTGCGCCGCGGTCACCGCGCTCATGCTCTACCTCGCAGGCATGAACTTCAAGTACCTCGGCTACGCCGCGGTGGCTGCCGCGCCGGTGCTCTACTTCATGCTCTTCCGCGTGGCGTGGAGACGCGAGCGCATCATGGCCTTCCTCAATCCCGATGCCGATCCGCTGGGCAAAGGCTTCCACATCATCCAGTCGCTCATCGCCGTCGGCACCGGCGGACTGCGCGGCGTGGGCTACTTCGAAGGCAAGCAGAAGCTCTTCTACCTGCCCGAGCCGCACACCGACTACATCTTCGCCAACGTCGCCGAAGAGCTCGGCCTCATCGGCTGCATGCTGGTCATCGGACTCTTCGTGCTGCTCGGCTATCGCGGCATGCGTGCTGCCATTCTCTGCAAGGACCCCTTCGCGCGCTTTCTGGCCTTCGGCATCACGGCGACACTGCTCATCCAGGCCTTCTTCAACATCAGCGTGGTGCTGGCGCTGGTACCCACCAAGGGCATCACGCTGCCCCTCATCTCCTACGGCGGGACCTCGCTGTTCATCGAGCTGGCCTCGATCGGCGTGCTGCTGAACATCACCCGGGAAGTGGATTAACACGGTGCGCATTCTCATCGCCGGTGGAGGCACCGGCGGACATATCATTCCCGCCCTGGCCATCGCCGACGAGCTTAAGGCGCTCTACGGCGCCGAGATCCTCTTCGTCGGCACGCCGCGCGGGCTCGAGTCGAAGCTCGTGCCCCAGGCCGGTTATCCGCTCGAGCTGATCAATGTCGGCCAGCTCAAGAACGTCTCACTCCTCACCCGCCTGCGCACCCTCGCCGACCTGCCGCTCAGCA harbors:
- a CDS encoding protein-disulfide reductase DsbD domain-containing protein; translation: MRSPLPVLAFFLLCASLSAQKMPWESDSSAASKEGAQPQSVEYLFPEQVSVPAGKDAVVELHFRVKPGMHINSHQPREKGLIPTQLIVAEGGPGSGTVDVSAVDFPSGGDFSLPSMPSEKLSVYTGEFVLRAHIHANAGDHMLEAALRYQACDDRSCYPPRKAPVAVNIMAR
- a CDS encoding TlpA family protein disulfide reductase — its product is MKRNAIVLVVVILALVVMVWAGVVNYRHRKAEEAKLREMQGMLVKLGPPSAPSPASQAEANDPANHPLVGQVAPAFVLKDITGKKVSLADYKGKAVVIDFWATWCAPCKVEIPWLTKFHDQYAPQGLEILGVSEDDLDAENKAGLEKQEKDVADGAGKLGINYPVLLDEKNVAKPYGGIEALPTTFFVGRDGKVVASAVGLTDRDELEADIKKALATPAGQS
- a CDS encoding KpsF/GutQ family sugar-phosphate isomerase — encoded protein: MNCLTPHNPSRPLTPSRLVRIEAEALQALAERLEGSMAASFERAVEAVVACGETRGRIVVTGMGKSGIIAQKIAATLSSTGSPALFLHPAEAVHGDLGMVARGDVVIALSASGETEEILRLLAKIKRIGDALISFCCNLDSTLARASDIALDCSVPAEACGMGLAPTASTTAMLALGDALAIAVSLRKGFEAEDFAELHPGGKLGKQLARVRQLMHQGNAVPKVSPQTPMTEVIYEMSRKKLGMTTIEQDGRLAGVLSDGDLRRLLERDGPDGLRKTAGEAMNPHPQTISGDELAVRALDAMEARKITSLVVIDGQGAIEGVVHLHDLWETELF
- a CDS encoding EAL and HDOD domain-containing protein, with translation MTQSHAPESRTELPSESSPAFSDESSKKAAELFPSHATRFLARQPILDAARTVIGYELLFRSGWENFFRGGADDATLQMLDNCVLMGVDNLTQRTLAFINCTREALVERMVAILPPATTVLEVLESVEPDQEVRAACAELRALGYRLALDDFRADSPHQELLSEAAYLKVDFRLSDARERSRIVKLAKSSGAVLLAEKIENMEEFEEAQREGFQLFQGYFFCRPAILAERELPANWANYMRLVGALAREPLNMAEVAPIVEAEASLCYRLLRLANSAAVSSRKAVTSVRSAMVLVGDARFRTLAAIALAAHMGRGQPEVLLQLALERARFCRNLAPLLGEDPNEQCLLGLLSLLSAMLRIPMARLVNSLPLREKAKCVLLGAEGRTAIPLQLITALEAGDWTPCAEVSSRFGVSESQISAIYLEALHWTKTHVQQLGLEGREH
- a CDS encoding STAS domain-containing protein, yielding MEQETLDLEVLAGSRDGIRILRLTGPLTLHTIFPLQEELRREHRPLTVFDLSGVPYMDSAGMGVIINTYISAQRRGFRVAAAGLNYRVIELFKLTHVDTLIPVCETVAQAEAL
- a CDS encoding STAS domain-containing protein; this encodes MSLSIEVSSGRSPHTRILRVAGPVTLQNFTQLQSEFLREAIPLTILDLSGVPQMDSAGLGAILKYYVAAQKRGHKLVLTGVQGRVLDLLKLTRVDSLIPLAATVEQAETL
- the mraY gene encoding phospho-N-acetylmuramoyl-pentapeptide-transferase, which encodes MLYWLLYQKLYLYFRPFRIFRYETFRTAFATLTALLIMLFIGPYVIEKLREFQIGQYIREEGPKDHQKKAGTPTMGGVLIAIAILLPTLLWSDLSDPFVWLVMGSTLAFGAIGFADDYIKVVHRRNLGLTSRAKMGLQFLAALGVAIALIAMQEQGLYSAQITVPFVKNFHPHLAPGFLTHLPYWGLVAFIPFVVFVALVLVGSSNAVNLTDGLDGLAIGCTIVASGALTVLTYVSGHAVFSDYLELQRMPLVGELTVFCGSMVGASIGFLWYNAHPAEVFMGDVGSLALGGAIGTVAVAIRQELLLPLIGGVFVLEALSVILQVGSYKLRKKRIFKMAPLHHHFELLGWSESKVIVRFWIAALVFALLALTTLKLR
- the murD gene encoding UDP-N-acetylmuramoyl-L-alanine--D-glutamate ligase — translated: MELKGKKVLVVGLGKSGLAAALFLRRRGAQVTVSDVRSAAALSRDIPALLEEGIMVEAGGHGLLTFRRQDLIVVSPGVPMNTPELVQVRTLGLPIIGEVELAARYLKGRTLAITGSNGKTTTTSLCGEILAAGGRRTAVGGNIGLPVIALVDDSTDEGWSVLEISSFQLETTENFRPNISVILNITPDHLDRHGSFENYVAAKERIFAKQTPEDALVLNADDEASAKTAVHAGAGGHGPNIYWFSRRRIVRQGAFVHDGTIFFRAAENAAQEPILRVDEIPLKGGHNVENVLAAVCAARRAGIDASAIRTAVVNFKAVAHRLEFVAQLHGVSYYNDSKATNVDATIKALEAFPGGIHLILGGKDKGSDYRVLRPLLTERVKAVYTIGAAAEKIHTHIEGATTVIGAGTLDAAIAKAAEAAKPGEIVLLAPACSSFDQFENYEQRGQAFKDLVLEKQGIGYRG
- the ftsW gene encoding putative lipid II flippase FtsW, which translates into the protein MAKRVGVDKWLYCATLLLVVIGLLMVFSASAVMAKERTGSPYHYVMLQSVYAALGLVAMTLLMKIDYRLYNRPNAVFPAIGITVLLLLVAFVMHDSHGAHRWIRLGPVSLQPSEIAKPVMVLFLAWWLQNRMSSIEDLRGTIIPAVVPSLLFILLLLKEPDLGTAMVCAAVTALMLYLAGMNFKYLGYAAVAAAPVLYFMLFRVAWRRERIMAFLNPDADPLGKGFHIIQSLIAVGTGGLRGVGYFEGKQKLFYLPEPHTDYIFANVAEELGLIGCMLVIGLFVLLGYRGMRAAILCKDPFARFLAFGITATLLIQAFFNISVVLALVPTKGITLPLISYGGTSLFIELASIGVLLNITREVD